A window of Saccopteryx leptura isolate mSacLep1 chromosome 5, mSacLep1_pri_phased_curated, whole genome shotgun sequence contains these coding sequences:
- the LOC136405423 gene encoding growth-regulated protein homolog gamma-like, with protein sequence MARAATTAAAPRAPRLLPAVLLLLLLVAACRHAAGAPVASELRCQCLQTSQGINVKNIQSVKVTQPGPHCAQTEVIATLKNGQAVCLNPAAPMVKKIVNKMLNKDSTN encoded by the exons ATGGCCCGCGCCGCCACCACCGCCGCCGCCCCCCGAGCCCCCCGGCTCCTCCCGGCAgtgctgctgctcctgctcctggTCGCCGCCTGCCGGCACGCAGCAG GGGCGCCCGTGGCCTCCGAACTGCGCTGCCAGTGCTTGCAGACCTCCCAGGGAATTAACGTCAAGAACATCCAGAGTGTGAAGGTGACACAGCCGGGACCCCACTGCGCCCAAACCGAAGTCAT agCCACTCTCAAGAATGGACAGGCAGTCTGTCTCAACCCCGCAGCCCCCATGGTTAAGAAAATCGTCAATAAGATGCTAAACAA GGACAGCACCAATTGA
- the LOC136405502 gene encoding growth-regulated protein homolog gamma-like, with translation MARAATTAAAPQYPRLLRAALLLLLLVAACRHAAGAPVVSELRCQCLQTSQGINVKNIQSVKVTQPGPHCAQTEVIATLKNGQAVCLNPAAPMVKKIVNKMLNKGRAN, from the exons ATGGCCCGCGCCGCCACCACCGCCGCCGCCCCCCAATACCCCCGGCTCCTCCGGGCCGCgctgctgctcctgctcctggTCGCCGCCTGCCGGCACGCAGCAG GGGCGCCCGTGGTCTCCGAACTGCGCTGCCAGTGTTTGCAGACCTCCCAGGGAATTAACGTCAAGAACATCCAGAGTGTGAAGGTGACACAGCCGGGACCCCACTGCGCCCAAACCGAAGTCAT agCCACTCTCAAGAATGGACAGGCAGTCTGTCTCAACCCCGCAGCCCCCATGGTTAAGAAAATCGTCAATAAGATGCTAAACAA GGGCCGTGCCAACTGA